A stretch of Campylobacter concisus DNA encodes these proteins:
- a CDS encoding non-canonical purine NTP pyrophosphatase, translated as MKIVLATSNLDKVKEIKEFLKGYEIYALSEIVKPFEIVEDGSTFQQNALIKSRAVFAKLKEQGLDNEFIALSDDSGISVDALGGEPGIYSARYFDLDKNGKVCGKNANDANNRAKLISKLKALNLKSSPAHYTACIAISSKFGDYTTHGFMYGKAIDEERGTNGFGYDALFIPDGFTKTLGELDNETKLKISHRSKGLELANFVLKSLKKNFS; from the coding sequence ATGAAGATCGTGCTTGCGACGTCAAATTTAGACAAAGTAAAAGAAATAAAAGAGTTTTTAAAAGGCTATGAAATTTACGCCTTAAGCGAGATTGTAAAGCCATTTGAGATCGTTGAAGATGGCAGCACTTTTCAGCAAAATGCGCTCATAAAGTCAAGAGCTGTCTTTGCAAAGCTTAAAGAGCAGGGGCTTGATAATGAGTTTATCGCTCTTAGCGATGATAGTGGCATTAGCGTGGATGCACTTGGTGGTGAGCCGGGGATCTACTCAGCTCGCTATTTTGACCTTGATAAAAATGGCAAGGTGTGTGGTAAAAACGCAAATGACGCAAACAACAGAGCAAAGTTAATTAGCAAGCTAAAGGCGCTAAATTTAAAGAGCTCACCAGCTCACTACACCGCCTGTATCGCTATTAGCTCAAAATTTGGCGACTACACAACTCATGGCTTTATGTATGGCAAAGCGATAGATGAGGAGCGTGGCACAAACGGCTTTGGCTATGACGCACTTTTTATCCCAGATGGCTTTACTAAAACGCTTGGCGAGCTAGATAATGAGACGAAGCTTAAAATTTCTCACCGTTCAAAGGGGCTTGAGCTTGCAAATTTCGTGCTAAAAAGTCTAAAGAAAAACTTTAGTTAA
- a CDS encoding tetratricopeptide repeat protein encodes MKKILPFLAPICLFASSCDELVQESVREFYKSDRNLARAINLTEQATDVCLKEGNTEQAITSLINGASMCMVNKEPQKALELSQRALELAANVSGKLLLARSYHSLGAAQKALGRYDEALANFQEALKIYDNAPNASMNDELICIKGIASAYYLKNDFDKAHENHLLALNLLDITPELSGNELVRSELLVELANDLAKLNQKDEATQNYKKVLEILNGKEQNPRARDLLERANKGLKELN; translated from the coding sequence ATGAAGAAAATTTTGCCATTTTTAGCGCCTATTTGCCTCTTTGCAAGTAGCTGCGACGAGCTGGTGCAAGAGAGCGTGAGGGAGTTTTATAAAAGCGATAGAAATTTGGCTCGCGCCATAAATTTAACCGAGCAGGCGACTGATGTCTGCTTAAAAGAGGGCAACACCGAGCAAGCGATCACTTCGCTCATAAATGGCGCTAGCATGTGCATGGTAAATAAAGAGCCACAAAAGGCGTTAGAGCTCTCACAAAGAGCCCTAGAGCTTGCGGCAAACGTTAGCGGCAAGCTGCTACTAGCTCGCTCTTATCACAGCCTAGGTGCGGCACAAAAGGCGCTAGGCAGATACGACGAAGCACTTGCTAATTTTCAAGAAGCTCTAAAAATTTATGACAACGCGCCAAATGCCTCAATGAACGACGAACTCATCTGTATAAAAGGCATCGCTAGCGCCTACTACCTAAAAAACGACTTTGACAAAGCCCACGAAAACCACCTTTTAGCGCTAAATTTACTTGATATCACGCCGGAGTTAAGTGGCAACGAGCTTGTGCGATCAGAGCTTTTAGTAGAGCTTGCTAACGACCTAGCAAAGCTTAATCAAAAGGATGAAGCTACCCAAAACTACAAAAAAGTGCTTGAAATTTTAAATGGAAAAGAGCAAAATCCTCGCGCACGGGATCTTTTAGAGCGAGCCAACAAAGGACTAAAAGAGCTTAACTAA
- a CDS encoding saccharopine dehydrogenase family protein, producing MSNILIIGAGGVSQVATVKCAMNADVFTKITLASRTKSKCDAIAKFIKDRLGVQIGTAQIDADDTDAVVNLIKKTGAELLLNVALPYQDLTLMDACSRAGIPYIDTANYEHPDTAKFEYKLQWAKDGEFKAANTMALLGSGFDPGVTNVFCAYAQQNLFDEIHEIDILDCNAGDHGYPFATNFNPEINLREVSAKGRYWERGEWKETEPMEIMFKWNYPKVGVKDSYLLYHEELESLVKNIKGLKRIRFFMTFGQSYLTHMKCLENVGMLRIDEVEHNGVKIVPIQFLKTLLPDPASLGPRTKGKTNIGCVIRGLKDGKERQVYIYNVCDHEACYAETGAQAVSYTTGVPAMIGSMMVAKGIWSGKGVFNMENFDAKPFMDELNKQGLPWEMIEMKPGERYEV from the coding sequence ATGTCAAATATCTTAATCATAGGCGCGGGCGGCGTGAGCCAAGTCGCGACCGTAAAATGCGCGATGAACGCAGACGTTTTTACAAAAATCACCCTTGCAAGCCGCACCAAAAGCAAGTGCGACGCGATCGCTAAATTTATAAAAGATCGCCTAGGCGTGCAAATTGGCACCGCCCAGATCGACGCGGACGACACCGACGCGGTCGTAAATTTAATCAAAAAAACGGGCGCCGAGCTACTGCTAAACGTCGCGCTGCCGTACCAGGACCTAACGCTGATGGACGCGTGCTCTCGCGCCGGTATCCCATACATCGACACCGCAAACTACGAGCACCCAGACACCGCCAAATTTGAATACAAGCTGCAGTGGGCGAAGGACGGCGAGTTTAAAGCCGCAAACACGATGGCGCTTCTTGGCTCTGGATTTGATCCGGGCGTGACGAACGTATTTTGCGCCTACGCACAGCAAAATTTATTTGACGAGATCCACGAGATCGACATCCTAGACTGCAACGCAGGCGATCACGGCTATCCGTTTGCGACGAATTTTAACCCAGAAATCAACCTGCGAGAAGTAAGCGCAAAGGGTCGCTACTGGGAGCGTGGCGAGTGGAAAGAGACCGAGCCGATGGAAATAATGTTCAAATGGAACTACCCAAAAGTAGGCGTCAAAGACAGCTACCTGCTCTATCACGAGGAGCTAGAAAGCCTCGTTAAAAACATCAAGGGGCTAAAGCGAATCCGCTTTTTTATGACGTTCGGACAGAGCTACCTAACTCACATGAAATGCCTAGAAAACGTCGGCATGCTGCGCATCGACGAGGTAGAACACAACGGCGTAAAAATCGTGCCGATACAGTTTTTAAAGACCTTGCTGCCTGATCCTGCGTCTCTAGGCCCTCGCACGAAAGGTAAAACCAACATCGGCTGCGTAATACGTGGCCTAAAAGACGGCAAAGAGCGTCAAGTCTATATCTATAACGTCTGCGACCATGAGGCTTGCTACGCCGAGACGGGCGCGCAGGCAGTGAGCTACACGACGGGCGTACCTGCGATGATCGGCTCGATGATGGTAGCAAAGGGCATTTGGAGTGGCAAGGGCGTCTTTAATATGGAGAATTTCGACGCTAAACCTTTCATGGATGAGCTAAATAAGCAGGGCTTGCCGTGGGAGATGATAGAAATGAAACCTGGAGAAAGATACGAAGTCTAA
- a CDS encoding NTF2 fold immunity protein → MEFFAAMSEWEKFAARKACDENKDEARRMLDELFARYCTPAKRSGYRREFVWFSQADGGTYGGYELTDVESETKNKFYVYAKDGYGFARRFLLIRKDGRWLVDKQQDMDGGWMRVIKCARRFNSGAFWRLAPQISALKF, encoded by the coding sequence TTGGAGTTTTTCGCGGCTATGAGCGAATGGGAAAAATTTGCCGCCCGCAAGGCTTGCGATGAAAATAAGGACGAGGCGAGGCGTATGCTTGATGAGCTCTTTGCTAGATACTGCACGCCCGCCAAGCGTAGCGGTTATCGCCGCGAGTTCGTATGGTTTTCGCAAGCAGACGGCGGCACCTACGGCGGATACGAGCTAACGGACGTTGAGAGCGAAACGAAAAATAAATTTTACGTCTATGCCAAAGACGGCTACGGTTTTGCGCGGCGTTTTTTGCTCATACGCAAGGACGGACGCTGGCTCGTAGATAAGCAGCAAGACATGGACGGCGGCTGGATGCGGGTTATAAAATGCGCTAGGCGGTTTAACTCGGGCGCTTTTTGGCGTTTGGCGCCTCAAATTTCTGCTTTAAAATTTTAA
- a CDS encoding YceI family protein has protein sequence MNKLTSVALAASFFAVSALAFSVEGEPKVTFTGYKLANKTAVPGTFKTINFKSQENANFADFLKSFEFKLEPKDIDTKLPDRDKRIGIIFDAKAVDGKIVAVNGDDKAGEIDVELSINGNSKIFKTKYEVQNGKLVAKFSVDLVNDLKLNESFDKFAAAAKPFHGGKSYPDVDVGFEAVIK, from the coding sequence ATGAACAAACTTACTTCTGTTGCTTTAGCAGCTTCATTTTTTGCAGTTTCAGCTCTTGCATTTAGCGTAGAAGGTGAACCAAAGGTAACATTTACTGGTTACAAGCTAGCAAATAAAACAGCCGTACCAGGTACTTTTAAGACGATAAATTTTAAAAGTCAAGAAAATGCAAATTTTGCTGATTTTTTAAAGAGCTTTGAATTTAAGCTTGAGCCAAAAGATATCGATACAAAGCTGCCTGACCGCGATAAAAGGATTGGCATTATTTTCGATGCCAAGGCAGTAGATGGTAAGATCGTAGCAGTAAATGGCGACGATAAGGCCGGAGAAATAGATGTTGAGCTTAGCATAAACGGCAATTCAAAAATTTTTAAAACAAAATATGAAGTGCAAAATGGCAAGCTAGTAGCAAAATTTTCGGTTGATCTTGTAAATGATTTGAAGCTAAATGAAAGCTTTGATAAATTTGCCGCTGCCGCCAAGCCATTTCATGGTGGAAAAAGCTATCCAGATGTAGATGTTGGCTTTGAAGCAGTGATAAAATAA
- a CDS encoding NnrS family protein encodes MINNFFTHPMRIFFLMSAACAVLGASVFFTPTDFVSLHKFIFLQLFLALAYAGFLLTGLTDWTNFQASLKIHAYILFSLFFISFILAFFSLFLAHCFIALFWLYLVLLCVYMIWRDKNDDQFGVLGFLFGILGFEIYYLISGNEKFLNLQVFIHVIAILLISYRVSVVLGKEALKREKGMDEAVFVPNFIYKNIAICCVCAFLLLNIFFEASLGVYYAAIACGSAVLAKLKEWHYKELFRHSFVILYYFMQLFLALGFLGIGFSGIFELHLETNFIHLIAINAVIFSVMLIFNVAGLRHSGQELEFLRLSKIAFILVLLAGVSRGILAYFWSGFYIHLPATLIAIAFVFWLINFYAIFRDNDFSDDPE; translated from the coding sequence ATGATTAATAACTTTTTTACTCATCCTATGAGGATATTTTTCTTAATGAGTGCCGCCTGTGCGGTGCTTGGTGCTAGTGTGTTTTTTACTCCAACTGATTTTGTGAGTTTGCATAAATTTATATTTTTGCAACTTTTCTTAGCGCTTGCTTATGCTGGATTTTTGCTAACTGGACTAACTGATTGGACAAATTTTCAAGCATCTTTAAAAATACACGCCTATATATTATTTTCACTCTTTTTCATAAGCTTTATATTGGCATTTTTTAGCCTATTTTTAGCACACTGCTTTATCGCTCTTTTTTGGCTTTACTTGGTTTTGCTTTGTGTTTATATGATCTGGCGAGATAAAAATGATGATCAATTTGGCGTGCTTGGCTTTTTGTTTGGTATTTTAGGCTTTGAAATTTATTATCTAATAAGTGGCAACGAAAAATTTTTAAATTTACAAGTTTTTATCCACGTGATCGCTATTTTACTCATCTCGTACCGCGTTAGTGTTGTACTTGGAAAAGAAGCGCTAAAAAGAGAAAAAGGTATGGATGAAGCTGTTTTTGTGCCAAATTTTATCTATAAAAATATCGCTATTTGCTGCGTTTGTGCTTTTTTGCTTTTAAATATATTTTTTGAAGCAAGCTTAGGTGTCTATTATGCTGCGATAGCTTGTGGAAGTGCGGTACTTGCAAAGCTTAAAGAGTGGCACTATAAAGAGCTTTTTAGGCATAGCTTTGTGATTTTATACTATTTTATGCAGCTATTTTTAGCACTTGGTTTTTTAGGCATCGGCTTTAGCGGTATTTTTGAGCTCCATCTTGAAACAAATTTTATACATCTAATAGCGATAAATGCAGTGATTTTTAGCGTAATGCTTATATTTAATGTCGCAGGACTTCGTCACAGCGGGCAAGAGCTTGAGTTTTTACGCCTTAGTAAAATTGCCTTTATTTTAGTTCTTTTAGCTGGCGTTAGTAGAGGAATTTTGGCTTATTTTTGGAGTGGCTTTTACATTCATTTACCAGCAACACTCATAGCAATCGCTTTTGTTTTTTGGCTCATAAATTTTTATGCGATCTTTAGGGATAACGATTTTAGCGATGATCCAGAGTAA
- a CDS encoding ABC transporter ATP-binding protein, giving the protein MLELKNVEYEILRDKVVRNFSLNVKSGEVVTLFGPSGCGKTTILRLISGLNEPRKGEIFNKFKKMTYFFQENRLLTWKNALENVLLVMDKPDINAVLELFKKVGLSQKDTLKYPSELSGGMRQRVAFVRAVVTKPDLLLMDEPFSGLDYDMKEILIEIIGQRVSEGMSVVLVTHDRMEAVKMSNRIYFLSSKGAVIQRELEIDKDFKERDFTFISKMIDENFKGQIYYD; this is encoded by the coding sequence ATGCTTGAACTTAAAAATGTAGAGTATGAAATTTTAAGAGATAAGGTCGTAAGGAATTTTAGCCTAAATGTAAAAAGTGGCGAGGTAGTGACGCTTTTTGGGCCATCTGGATGTGGCAAGACGACGATACTTCGGCTTATTAGCGGACTAAATGAGCCTAGAAAAGGGGAAATTTTTAATAAATTTAAAAAGATGACATATTTTTTTCAAGAAAATCGTCTGCTTACATGGAAAAATGCTCTTGAAAATGTGCTTTTGGTTATGGATAAACCAGACATTAACGCTGTTTTAGAGCTTTTTAAAAAGGTTGGACTAAGTCAAAAGGACACTTTAAAATACCCAAGCGAACTAAGCGGCGGTATGAGGCAAAGGGTAGCTTTTGTAAGAGCGGTCGTGACAAAGCCTGATCTACTTTTAATGGATGAGCCTTTTTCTGGACTTGATTATGATATGAAAGAAATTTTAATTGAGATTATTGGCCAAAGAGTAAGTGAAGGTATGAGCGTAGTTCTCGTCACGCACGATAGAATGGAAGCTGTGAAAATGTCAAATAGAATTTATTTCCTATCAAGTAAAGGCGCGGTCATACAAAGAGAACTTGAAATAGACAAAGATTTCAAAGAGCGTGATTTTACGTTTATTAGCAAGATGATAGATGAAAATTTCAAAGGTCAAATTTATTATGATTAA
- a CDS encoding ABC transporter permease, with amino-acid sequence MILIDGIKKDRSSFLKIIDYFWGGFSGFAVVFLILAIWQVGSEFSSPLLLPSPKDVFLKACEILKDYKNSEINITLCRSLIGVCSATFFGIFLGLIAGSFKSFAAFLKPVITLLLSMPPIIWIVLAIFWFGFGNFSTVFTIFITVLPLTFASSAVAMSSVDEELKEMFDAYHLGFLKKIKHLYIPHLTSYIISSVSVAVAMGVKIVIMAELLGANNGMGAKIANARAMLETTEVMAYVLLSITLIMLFEYLIIEPLKIALMPWRR; translated from the coding sequence ATGATACTAATTGATGGCATTAAAAAAGATCGCTCAAGCTTTTTAAAAATAATTGACTATTTTTGGGGTGGATTTAGCGGATTTGCCGTAGTTTTTTTGATCTTAGCCATTTGGCAAGTGGGAAGCGAGTTTAGCTCCCCACTCTTGCTTCCGTCACCAAAAGATGTATTTTTAAAAGCCTGTGAAATTTTAAAAGATTATAAAAACAGTGAGATAAATATAACGCTTTGCAGATCACTGATTGGAGTTTGCTCGGCAACATTTTTTGGTATATTTTTAGGGCTAATAGCAGGTAGTTTTAAAAGCTTTGCGGCCTTTTTAAAGCCTGTTATCACCTTGCTTTTGTCAATGCCACCAATTATTTGGATAGTACTTGCTATTTTTTGGTTTGGATTTGGAAATTTTAGCACCGTTTTTACTATCTTTATAACCGTTTTACCGCTTACTTTTGCAAGCTCAGCAGTTGCTATGAGTAGCGTAGACGAGGAGCTAAAAGAGATGTTTGATGCTTATCATTTAGGCTTTTTAAAAAAGATAAAACACCTTTATATCCCACATCTTACAAGCTATATCATAAGCTCTGTTAGCGTAGCTGTTGCAATGGGCGTAAAGATAGTAATAATGGCTGAGCTACTAGGCGCAAATAACGGCATGGGAGCAAAGATAGCAAATGCAAGAGCAATGCTTGAAACAACCGAGGTAATGGCGTATGTTCTTTTAAGCATCACTCTTATCATGCTTTTTGAGTACCTCATCATCGAGCCATTAAAAATAGCTCTGATGCCTTGGAGAAGATGA
- a CDS encoding ABC transporter substrate-binding protein: MLDRRKFLGLSTALGVSAFAPNLFAKESFTMWGAPAIPSVIMAVAALQGELNKTYDVSLNIWKTPDQLRAGVASGDIKVTMSPSNVAANLRNQGLDFAMLNLLTLGVMNAMVKDEKIKNLEDFVGKKLIMPFRGDMPDLVLRALCKKRGIDVSKIDITYTATPPEALLLFLQKDFDILIVPQPLGEATILRGKKAGVSVHYSVDFPKIWGESFGTKPIIPMAGIIVERGFYEKNLNLFDTLHSDLKNALSWILENKQSAAKIGSSYLPAPEVALANAFDKANLTVTKANELQNEIMAFFEEIYQFNPKFLGGKMPDKGLFL; this comes from the coding sequence ATGCTAGATAGAAGAAAATTTTTAGGACTTAGCACAGCTTTAGGCGTTAGCGCATTTGCGCCAAATTTATTTGCAAAAGAGAGCTTTACTATGTGGGGCGCGCCAGCAATCCCAAGCGTTATCATGGCAGTTGCTGCACTGCAAGGGGAGTTAAATAAAACTTATGATGTAAGCCTAAACATCTGGAAAACACCAGATCAGCTTCGTGCAGGCGTCGCTAGTGGGGATATTAAAGTCACGATGTCGCCATCAAATGTCGCTGCAAATTTAAGAAACCAAGGGCTTGATTTTGCGATGTTAAATTTGCTGACTCTTGGCGTTATGAACGCTATGGTTAAGGATGAAAAGATCAAAAATTTAGAGGATTTTGTAGGCAAAAAGCTAATCATGCCGTTTCGTGGCGATATGCCTGATCTTGTCTTAAGAGCGCTTTGCAAAAAACGAGGCATAGACGTTAGCAAAATAGACATTACCTATACAGCAACGCCGCCTGAGGCTCTGCTTTTATTTTTACAAAAAGATTTTGACATTTTAATAGTCCCACAACCTCTTGGCGAAGCGACTATTTTGCGTGGTAAAAAAGCAGGCGTTAGCGTGCATTATTCAGTTGATTTTCCAAAAATTTGGGGCGAGAGCTTTGGTACAAAACCGATAATTCCAATGGCTGGCATTATCGTAGAAAGAGGCTTTTACGAGAAAAACTTAAATCTATTTGATACGCTTCATAGCGATCTTAAAAATGCACTTTCATGGATACTTGAGAACAAACAAAGTGCAGCAAAGATAGGCTCAAGCTACTTGCCAGCTCCAGAAGTAGCACTCGCAAATGCTTTTGACAAGGCAAATCTAACAGTAACAAAAGCAAATGAACTACAAAATGAGATCATGGCGTTTTTTGAAGAAATTTATCAGTTTAATCCAAAATTTCTAGGTGGCAAGATGCCTGATAAAGGTCTATTTTTATGA
- a CDS encoding TonB-dependent receptor domain-containing protein produces the protein MRPILSLAVLSSLLLANEANLDIIKPIREFAPPPVITPNVAQSAFVENQFDRTQRSEYPFVTNLLDNSADMFHISAGMYGKSFYNSSLFKYRGANFYTILNANFTKANNYKDGSGKRWDYGYNRQGQSAILGFVPNDLSELRLTFLRDNIDKDKQPEHAMDAFKTTRKVGKLNIRLGEEDLSNTLNFELILKKVERKADNFHLRDATPNVKVDLKRNIFEANLKYDVDFSSFHNQIGAGFEKDKHDGKRYMKQGNNWVFNGYRFADVRNDKFMLFDTLAYKFNEANEASLALKYEEQRSKLNGLDTKYSAPNPDISTTRGLLRKIYGKDVSDKIKKDAFSASLKYKFTPNDKDSYFAKLESLSRLPSNMERFNALYGAGDNGWIANPNLEPERHNRAILGFKFGSQFYKEYLNSLQNKDAFGFSGHFIADSVKNLIIFDRRHSKAAMPLNKNAVISRNVDATLYSVNFNTEYSFARHFGLKSSLYYNYGQNKTDGRPLYQIRPFEANFAFDYKDYASFGSYNLGTALRLVSKQTRGDFSKQNGLGIDKKEAAKGFGLLDLYGGVEFKNKVGIRFGVANLFDKDYAEFISGDHVAALDPVVVHAPGRTFFISFHSSF, from the coding sequence ATGAGGCCTATTTTAAGCCTAGCAGTTCTTTCATCACTGCTTCTAGCAAATGAAGCAAATTTAGACATTATAAAGCCTATTAGAGAATTTGCACCGCCACCAGTCATCACGCCAAACGTTGCACAAAGTGCCTTTGTGGAAAATCAATTTGACCGCACTCAAAGAAGCGAATATCCATTTGTTACAAATTTGCTTGATAACTCAGCTGATATGTTTCATATTTCGGCTGGAATGTATGGCAAAAGCTTTTACAACTCATCGCTTTTTAAATATCGTGGCGCAAATTTTTACACCATTTTAAATGCAAATTTCACCAAAGCAAATAATTATAAAGATGGAAGTGGCAAAAGATGGGACTATGGCTACAATAGGCAAGGCCAAAGCGCTATCTTAGGCTTCGTGCCAAATGATCTTAGCGAGCTTAGGCTTACGTTTTTAAGGGATAATATTGATAAAGATAAGCAGCCAGAACATGCGATGGATGCTTTTAAAACGACAAGAAAAGTTGGCAAACTAAATATTCGCTTAGGCGAAGAAGATCTTTCAAATACGCTAAATTTTGAACTTATCCTAAAAAAGGTTGAGCGAAAAGCTGATAATTTTCATCTAAGAGATGCCACTCCAAATGTGAAAGTGGATTTAAAAAGGAATATATTTGAGGCAAATTTAAAGTATGATGTTGATTTTTCAAGCTTTCACAATCAAATAGGCGCTGGCTTTGAAAAAGATAAACATGACGGCAAAAGATACATGAAGCAAGGCAATAACTGGGTCTTTAACGGATACAGATTTGCTGATGTTAGAAATGATAAATTTATGCTCTTTGACACACTTGCTTATAAATTTAATGAAGCAAACGAAGCTTCTCTTGCCTTAAAATATGAAGAGCAAAGAAGCAAGCTTAACGGACTTGATACTAAATATTCTGCACCAAATCCAGATATTAGCACGACTCGCGGGCTACTTCGTAAAATTTATGGTAAAGACGTAAGCGATAAGATCAAAAAAGACGCCTTTAGTGCAAGTTTAAAATATAAATTTACACCAAACGACAAGGATAGCTACTTTGCAAAACTTGAGAGTTTATCTCGCTTGCCAAGCAATATGGAGCGTTTTAACGCACTTTATGGCGCAGGCGATAACGGCTGGATAGCAAATCCAAATTTAGAGCCAGAAAGACACAATAGAGCGATTCTTGGCTTTAAATTTGGTAGCCAGTTTTACAAAGAATACCTAAACTCTCTACAAAACAAAGATGCATTTGGTTTTAGCGGACATTTCATCGCTGATAGCGTTAAAAATTTGATTATTTTTGATAGACGCCACTCAAAAGCTGCTATGCCGCTAAATAAAAATGCTGTCATCTCAAGAAACGTTGATGCAACGCTTTATAGTGTAAATTTCAATACAGAATATAGTTTTGCAAGGCACTTTGGCTTAAAAAGCTCACTTTACTACAACTACGGACAAAACAAAACCGATGGCAGACCGCTTTATCAAATAAGGCCTTTTGAGGCAAATTTTGCATTTGACTACAAAGACTATGCAAGCTTTGGTAGCTACAACCTAGGCACTGCACTAAGACTAGTTTCAAAGCAAACTAGAGGCGATTTTAGCAAGCAAAATGGTCTAGGTATCGACAAAAAAGAGGCCGCAAAAGGATTTGGCTTGCTTGATCTTTATGGCGGCGTAGAGTTTAAAAACAAAGTCGGTATAAGATTTGGTGTAGCAAATTTATTTGATAAAGATTATGCAGAATTTATCAGTGGTGATCACGTAGCAGCACTTGATCCGGTAGTCGTTCATGCCCCTGGCAGAACATTTTTCATTAGCTTTCACAGCAGTTTTTAA
- a CDS encoding molybdate transport repressor yields the protein MITKESKKDVFWALAFGLGLFIFSIIGYFYLALGTASLFGIIIGALSAFFCVRKIFQNNFLRIEDDGFIITKGSKSIKFYFKDIDEIAIKSFGDKKKVETLSVKFKKNRLDRDACFGLVQPLGDDLIIIFDKYELSKFTISKELRDRLNNFRA from the coding sequence ATGATAACAAAAGAGAGTAAAAAAGATGTATTTTGGGCGCTAGCCTTTGGGCTTGGACTTTTTATATTTAGCATCATTGGCTACTTTTATCTAGCTCTTGGCACAGCGTCTCTCTTTGGTATCATCATTGGCGCTCTCTCAGCGTTCTTTTGTGTTAGAAAAATTTTTCAAAACAACTTTTTACGTATTGAAGATGATGGATTTATTATCACTAAAGGCTCAAAAAGTATAAAATTTTACTTTAAGGATATCGACGAGATCGCCATTAAGAGTTTTGGCGATAAGAAAAAAGTCGAAACTTTGAGTGTAAAATTTAAGAAAAACCGTCTTGATAGAGATGCTTGCTTTGGGTTAGTGCAACCACTAGGTGATGATTTGATCATCATTTTTGACAAATATGAACTCTCGAAATTTACCATTTCAAAAGAGCTAAGAGATAGGCTTAATAATTTTAGAGCCTAA
- a CDS encoding molybdopterin synthase catalytic subunit, producing the protein MQIYNGSLDVQSITNEWYERFKDKNCGALITFVGIVREEGGISALSFDIYEPILKKWLEAWEERAKKENAYVLFAHSKGDVAVHTSSYVAGVVSPQRKVALRLINEFVEDFKANAPIWKYDVINGERIYAKERSQAINGAGILA; encoded by the coding sequence ATGCAAATTTATAATGGAAGCTTGGACGTTCAAAGCATCACAAACGAGTGGTATGAACGCTTTAAAGATAAAAACTGCGGTGCACTCATCACTTTTGTTGGGATCGTAAGAGAGGAAGGTGGCATTTCGGCGCTTAGCTTTGATATTTATGAGCCGATCCTTAAAAAATGGCTAGAAGCTTGGGAAGAGCGAGCCAAAAAAGAAAATGCCTACGTACTCTTTGCTCACTCAAAAGGCGATGTGGCAGTGCATACGAGCTCTTATGTTGCAGGCGTTGTGAGCCCTCAAAGAAAGGTTGCGCTAAGGCTTATAAACGAGTTTGTCGAGGACTTTAAGGCAAATGCGCCGATCTGGAAATATGACGTGATAAATGGCGAGAGAATTTATGCAAAAGAGCGCAGCCAAGCGATAAATGGTGCTGGAATTTTAGCTTAA
- a CDS encoding MoaD/ThiS family protein — MIEIEFLGPIGLENIKVEAKNLGEIKEALSQKEELKKWLNICAVAVNDEIVSDINFALKSGDKISILPPVCGG, encoded by the coding sequence GTGATAGAGATCGAATTTCTTGGGCCTATCGGGCTTGAAAATATAAAAGTAGAGGCAAAAAATTTAGGCGAGATAAAAGAGGCTTTAAGCCAAAAAGAAGAGCTTAAAAAATGGCTAAATATCTGTGCGGTTGCCGTAAATGACGAGATCGTAAGCGATATAAATTTCGCTCTTAAATCAGGCGATAAAATTTCTATTTTGCCACCAGTTTGTGGGGGCTAA